The genomic interval GCCGACGACGATCTGCCGGCCCTGAATGCCCTCGGCGAGCAGACCGCGATAGGCGGCCAGGGCGTCGTCGTGCGCCGCAGGGAACGGATGTTCGGGCGCCAGGCGGTAGTCGACCGCCACGGCCGTCGTGGCCGAGGCCCGGGCCAATTGGCTGATCAATTCGCGATGAGTGATCGGAGAGCCCAAGACGAACCCGCCGCCGTGCAGATAGAACAACACGCGGTCGGCCCGCGACTCGGGCAGGTGAAACCAGCCGACCGGCACTGGGCCGAGAGTGCCGTGGTCGAGGCGCAGGTCTTCCGGCGGAGAGGCCAGTGAAGAGCTGCGGACGAAATCGCGACGTAGCCGTTCGATCGGCGCTTGGTGATAGTCGGCCGGCCGGGCGCGAACGAACTGCAGCACGAAATTGAATTGCGGACTTGGCACGGGCAGGTACCGGCTACGAGTTCAGCTCGACGGCCTCTTCCCAGTGGGCGTAGAGCAGCGGCAGGGCCGCTTGCTGTTCGAGAAGTTCGGCATTCAGTTCCCGCACCTTGGCTCCCTGGCGCAGCGTGTCGGGATCGGCCAGCGCATCGTGAATGGCCTGGATACGGCCTTCGCGCTGGGCAATCTCGGCCTCAATCTCGGCCACCTTGCGATAAGGAAACTGCCGCTTTTTGCCAGGTGGCCTGGCCGCCCGCGTTTCGGTCTTGGGTTTGGCCGGGGCGGCTCGCCGCGGCTCGTCGTCGCTCGCGTGGGCCGCCAACTGGCTGAGGTGCAGATAGGTGTCGTAGTTGCCTTCGATCACCCGGACGCGTCCCCCTTCGACCGCCAGGATATGGTCGGCCACCCGGTTGAGAAAGTAGCGGTCGTGGCTGACGAACAGCACGGTGCCGTCGAAGCTGAGCAACGAACGCTCCAGCGCATCGCAGGCCCAAAGGTCGAGATGGTTGGTCGGCTCATCGAGGACCAGCAGGTTAACGTCGCTGGCGGCCAGGCGGGCCAGCGCCGCGCGGCTGCGCTCACCACCGCTGAGGCTGCTCACTCGTTTGAAGACGGCGTCGCCGACCAGGCCGAATCGGGCCAGAATGTCGCGGCGTTGCTGTAAGTTGAATTCCTTGCGCGGCGGCCGCACGGCCTCGACCACCTCGGTGTTCGGATCGAGCGTCGAGAGCAATTGATCGTAGTAGCCGATCGCCACGCCGGTGCCGAGGATCGCACGCCCCGCGTCGCAGGGCTCGGTGCCCAGCAGGCAGCGCAGTAGCGTCGTCTTGCCCGAGCCGTTCGGTCCGAGAATACCCCAACGCTGGCTGCGGAGGATGTCGAACGACACGTCGTTAAACAACGGGCGGCTGAATGCCTTGCTGAGATGTTCGGCACGAATCACGATGTCACCGCAGCGGGCCGCGGGAGGAAAGTTCATCACTGGCGCGGCGATTTCGCGCGGTGGGTCGACCCGTTCGACGCGCTCGAGCTTTTTCTTGCGGTCTTCGGCCTGCGCGTGCTTCTGGCCATAGTGATTGCGGCGGATGAAATCTTCGGTCTTGGCGATGTATTCCTGCTGCTTCTCAAACGTCCGCCGGGCCACCTTCAGCCGCTCCTCCTTGAGCTGCCAGTAGGCGGAAAAATTGCCGGGGTATGCGTCGACGGTCCCCTGGAACAACTCGAAGGTGCGGTTTGTTACTCGGTCGAGGAAGTAGCGATCGTGGCTGACCACGAGCAACGTCCGGTCGCTGTTGGCGAGAAAATCTTCGAGCCACCGCGTGGCTTCGAGATCGAGGTGATTCGACGGCTCGTCGAGCAGCATCAATTCGGGATCGTCGAGCAGCAGCTTGGCCAGCAGCAGCCGGTTCTTTTGTCCGCCGCTGAGCGTTGGCACTTGCTGCTCAAAGGTGCTGGACTGCAGTCCCAGGCCGTTCAAGATACGCTCGATCTTGTGGTCGAGGTGGTAGGCGCCGTGCTGCTGCAGCTCGTGGTGCAAGCGATCGTAGCGCTCGGCGAGTCGCTTGTGCTCGGTCGCGTCGGGTGTGGCCGCGAGGGCTGCTGCGGCCTGTTCCGCCTCGCGCAGCCGGTCGTGCCACACGCCCAGGGCGCTGGCTGCTTCTTCCCAGACGGTACGGTGCTGGTCGAACGTGGCATGCTGTTCGAGCAGCCCGAGCCGGGCTGTACGGTGCACTTCGACCCGGCCGGCATCTGGTTCCAAGCGGCCTGCGACGATTGACAGCAGGGTCGTCTTGCCCGCACCGTTGGGGCCGACCAGCCCGATCCGCTCGCCGGGCCGGATTTCGAACGTGCAGCCCGCCAGGACCGTTTGGCTGCCGTAGTGCTTCGTCACGTCGGCAACATCGAGCAGGATCATGGACGAATCGTGCGGACAGGGCGTAAGTAGCGGTCGAGACGATGGCGAACAACCAGTGCCGCTAGCCTAGTAGAACGCAAAGCGGGTATTCAAGGCAGTCGACCGGCAAGCTAGTGCTTGATCTCGATCCGGTAGACCCCGGGATGGCCGGGAAAAGTCGCCGCGATGATCAGCTCGCGGAATTCCCGGTGGGCCACGGCGGCCGAGAGCGATTCCTGGCTTTCCCACACGGTGATACTGACAAACGGGTACCAGGCGTCGTCGCCGACGCTGCGGTGCAGGCGCGCATCGAGAAACCCCGGCTGCTGTTTGAGCCAGCGAATGCGGCGATCCCACTGGTCCATGAACTCTTGCTCGCGCCCCGGCGCGACGAGGTAGGGGTTGATCACGCTCAGTGGTGCTGATTCGGAGTCGGCACTCGCGCGTTGCCGGCGATAATCGGCATGGCCCAGCTGGTTCCCGAAGCCGAGACGGTCGTAATAATTTTGGACGGCGCGAATCCGCTGGCCGTCGGTTTCGATCAAGGCCACACCGGGCAGGTCGAGCGCGCGTCCCGTGGCCGGATAGTCGCCCAAGGGGCCGGTGTTCGTGCCGCACATGCGATAGTGCAGCACCACGCGATCGGCTCCGCAGGGTTCGAGCAGGCCGACGTCGAAGCGAATGTCGGGCAAGCCGCGACAGGTGAGCTTGGCGTTCTGGGCCACGGCGAGTCCGCCGACAATCGGGTCGCGCAGCGAGGGGTCCTGGTACGCGCCGTGCTCGCCGAACAGGGCCGACATGGCCGCCCAATCGCGCTGTGCCCAAGCGTCGAGATACCGGCGAACGATGGCGACACGATCCATGCGGGCGCTACCCCCCCAGGAACTGCGCGGCCCGCTGTTGCCCCCGGCCGCGCAACAAGCAAGACAGGGTCCCGGCAGAATCTTAGCCGAGCGATCGCGCGGCGACCATCCGCCTGAGCCGGCAGGTCCACGGCGATTGCACGCCGTTCGGCTGCGCTGCATTTCTGGGGATGGACGGCCGCGCGCCGTAAGCAGAATATGGCACAATCGTCATCCCCGAACTTTCGCCGAACCATCCTTCCCGAGCAGCACGATGAGCATTTTTCGGTTCTCGCTGATTGGAACCCTGGCGCTGGCCCTGTGTGTACCGTCGCTCCACGCGGCCGACAACGAGCTGACCGCGGCCGAACAGGCCGCCGGCTGGCAGCTCTTGTTCAATGGCCGCGACCATACCGGCTGGTCGTGCAACACCGGCAAACCGATCGCGACGCCGATCGAAGACGGCTGCTTGCTGCCCTTTCAATCGGGGGGCTACATCATCGCCTACGAAAAGCCCTTCGGCGATTTCATCCTGAAGTGCGACGTCAAGATGAGCGACGGCGAGTGCAACTCGGGAATCTTTTTTCGCGTCGGCAACCTGAAGAACCCGATCTATACGGGCCTCGAAGTGCAGGTCTATGCGAGCCGCGACCTGGGCTATCACGACTTCGGGTCGATTTACGATCTGGCCAAGCCCTGGCACATGAATTGGAAGGACGGCGACTGGAACACAGTCGAAGTCACGTGCAAGGGACCGCTGGTCGTGGCGTCGGTCAACGGCGACGTGGTCTCGATGATCGACTGCGACGACTTTGCCGAACCCGGCAAACGGCCCGACGGATCGAAGCACAAGTTCATGAAAGCCATCAAGGACTTTCCGCGCTCCGGCTATCTCGGCTTTCAGGACCACGGCCACAAGGTCTGGTACAAGAACGTGAAGCTGTTGGAACTGCACGATTAACCACAGTTGGCGTCAAGGGCCTGAGAATTCGGCCCGGAGAAAGCCGGCCGCCTGGTCCCAGGCTTGGGCCGCGGCTGCAAAGTCGATTTGCATTGCGCGGACGGAGCGCGGCGAGGCCACGCGCGGATTGGGCGCGACTTGCGGATTCAACGGAATCTGGGCGCTCGCTCCAGCGGCCAGCCGCGCTTCGACGGCCGGGCTGAGCACGTAGTCGATCAGCCGTTGTGCGGCCGCGCGATGTGGGGCGCCGCGCAGCAGGCACACCGAGTTTGGCAAGAACAATGTGCCCAATTGGTCGGGGGCCTGGTCGGGATAGACGATTTCGACCGGCTGGCCTTGTTCGACCTCGATGATCGCGTCGTCCGTGTCGGTCAGGCCGAAATCGACCTGCCCGGAGGCGACGGCCTGGGCAACCTGCTTGTTGCCGGCCAGGATCTGCAGGCCGTTGGCGCGCAGGCGGCGAAAGAACCGTTCGGCAGAATCACGTCCCCAGGTGGCGAACAGGCAGGCCGCGTGCGTCGCCGTGGTGCCGAACAGCGGCTTGGCGATGGCGGCGCGGCCGCGCCAGCGAACGTCGGTCAAAGCCAGGATCGAATTGGGCCCCGCGCCGCGCTGGACCAGCTCGCGACGAACCAGGAGCACGCGCGCCCGTGCGGCAAAACCATGCCAACGCCCCGTCGGGTCGCGAAACGCAGCCGGGTATTGCTCGGCGCCCGGCGGCCGATAGACGTCGAGCAATCCGTGTTCTTGCAGGCGCAGCGTGTGCAGGATTTCGTTGTTCCAGAATACGTCGCAGCGCGGACGCGCGGCCTCGCTGATCAGGGCCTGGACGAGCCCCACCGTCTTGGTCGACTCGACGTCGTACTTCGCGGCGACCGGGATGCCGGTTTGGCGGGTGAATTCGTCGAAAACCGGCGCCGAAAACTCGCGGTCGAGCGCGCAGTAGACCACGACCGCTTCGCCCGAGCCCGCCGGGGCGACAAGCAGGAGCCAACGCGCGGCCAAGCCCAGGCCGATGAGTAACAGCGTCAGCACCAACCAACGTGAAATCTGCATAGGCAGGGCTCGCCAATCAACCGCGCGTCGTCAGGACTTGCTCTGCAGTTGAATGAAGCCGGACCAATCGGGCGGCACCTCGCGATTGTGCCGGGCGATGTAGACCATCAAGAAGTCCTTGGCCCGGTCGTCCGGCGGCACGTGGTGCAGCAACTGGTACGACTCGGCCCAGCGGCCGGCGAGCAACGCATCGAGCGCGGCCTCGTAGGCCGTGATGTGCTCGTCGGACAACCGCGGGTATTGGTCGGCAGGTGGCAGCAGCTCGCAAACCGTCAGCGAGCGATCGAGTCCATAGGGCTTGACGACCGCGAGCCGCCGACATCGCGCGACCTCGCGAGATACCTGCCCGCGCAGCACATCGCTCGTGATGTCGTCCATCAGGATCGGCACCTGCAAGATCTTGGTCATCCCTTCCAGGCGCGACGCGAGGTTCACGACGGGCCCGAACACGGTCACCTTGACCTGTTCCAGGGTGCCGATCTTGCCGGCGACGGCGCGGCCCGAGGCGATGCCGATTCCGACCTGAAACTTCGACAACGGATCTTCCGGCCGCCGGGCCGCGGCCTCGAATTCGGCGCGGATGGCCAACGCGGCGCGGCAGGCGCGCTCGGTGGCGTCGGCCTGCGCGAGCGGCCAGCCCCAGAACCCCATGGCTGCGTCGCCCTGGTAATCGCCGACCACGCCCCCTTGATCGAGGATGTGATGCGTCATCACTCCCAGCGCCAAGCTGACGCGATTGAGCAATCCCAACAGGTCGCCTTCCGACTGCTCGGCCCGGAGCGAAAAACCGCGCAAGTCGCAAAACAGCACTGTCACGTCGGTTTCGCGCGGCCGTAACACCACTTCGGGGTCTTCGCCGACCAGCGCATCGAGCACCGCCGGCGCGAAGAACTGGCTGAGCGACGCGTGCTGCCGCTGCATCCGCTTGACCTGCCGCAACGAACTCAGAATGGCCGCGACCAGCTCGGCGAACTTCAAGTCATCGCGCAGGTCGTTGGCATCCGACGGCGGCGTGTTGGTCGAGCCGATCGCCTCGTCGATAAACTGCCCGGCGACGTAAATGCCCAGCCCACGCCCTTCGATTTCCTTGACCGGGACGCAGAACGCCCAGTCGAAGTTTTCCATCATCGTCAGGGCCGTGACCGAGCCATCGCCGCTGCCGCCGCCGAGACCCCAGACGTGCAGCACGCTCTGCGCGCGCCGCACGGCCCGCAAGATCAGCCGCTCGCTTGGCTGAAAAGTCGTCCCGGTCGCGGCCCGGCGATCCCAATGCATGACGGACACGGCGGGCGTGCCATCGGCGGCAACCTCGACGTTAACCAGGGCCACGGCGCTGGCCCGCGCGACGCCGGTGAGCATCAGATTCACGAGCCGCACGTACAGCTCGTGATCGTCGGTGGCGCCGGAGATCACGTCGGGCAGGCGGCTGAGCACCTCGATGCGCTGATCGGCGTTGCGGAACTGGACGTGTTGCAGATATTGCGAGCTGAACGACTGCTCGCGCAACGGTTGGCGCAAGTCGAGCGAAACTTGTGCCCGATCGTCGGTCAGCGTGAACTTGGTCTGTCCGATGACGAAATGCTCGCCCGACCGCAATTCGAACCGGTTGGTCTCCTGTCCGCGGAGATAGATGGGGTTGCGTGACGTGGCCAGCCGTTCGACCGAGAGCGTGCCGTCGTGGTAGATGATCTCGGCATGGCGGCGCGAGATACGATCGTCCCAAGGGACGGCCCAGATGCCGGCGCTGCGGCCGAGCAGCAGTTTCTGGCCGACCGGCAACGGCCGGCGCCAGCGATGCTGAGGGTCTTTGCCCTCGGCGATCAGGTCGGCCACCTGAGACTCCCCTCGACGGATCGCACGACGATGCTTACTTGACGGATTAACTCTGCGACGCCGGCGACGGGTCTGCGCCGGTGCCGGGCGTCATACTGCCGCTGCCTAGCGTAGAGGCACTGCCCGTACGGAGCGAGCCCAAACCAATTGTACGCCGCAGCTTGCCGATCCAGCGCGATTGAGGCGCGTCGTCGAGCAGGATGATGGCAAAGCCCCACAGCAGCGTGACCAGCACCCCGACGACGCCCAATGCCGTCAAGCCCAGCCGCCGCAATCGAGGCCCGAGCGTGGCGATGGGGCGCGTAGCGGCCTGTTGGCGTTCCTGCACGATCACGGCCCAGCCCGTGTCGCGCATCTCTTCCGCGCGCTCGTCGACGATCACCGGCTCGACAGCCGCCAGCCAAACGCCCTGATACGTGCCCCCCACGGAATCGTAATACGTCGGCCGCAGCGCTAAGCGGCGCACTTTCTCGACCAGCTTCGGATCGACCGAGACCTGCTGCGGCAATCCGACGGGCGCGGGGGCGATCGTGTTGGCCGGCGCGTCGCTCGCGCTCGATTCGGCCTCTTGGCCCGACTTGCCGACCGATTCGGTGAGCGTGCCCTCCGGCGTGTCGGCCGCCGCCAGGTTGGAGAAGCTGCGCGCCTTGACGGCCTCGTCGGCACGTTGATTGGCAGCAATCAAGGCGAGTTTCAAAGGGCGTAGCTCTTCGATCCGGGCAATTTCGTCGTCGGTCAAATAGAGCTCGGGCGTGGGGCCGAAGTTGCCCCGCAGGTAGGCGGCGAGATAGGGGTGTTCGAGAATCGCCCCGCGCCTGCCGGCGGCGTCTTTGCGCGCGTCGACCAGCACGGCGACCTGGCCTTCGTTGGCCGTGTCTTCCGGGCTCAGCTCGGCAAAGCGTCCCAGCTCGATCGTCATGGCGATCACCCCCAGTACATGACGATCGGGCGTTTCCTTGGGTCCGCTCCAGACGCATGTGGAAAAGGCCACCATGCGGTTGTTAGTCGCGACGCTACGAAATACGTTCGAACGGTACGTCCGCTCGAGCGGCTTCAGATTGGGAGTGCCGGGCGGCAGGTCCTGGCCTTGGCCGTGAAAATAGTCGCGATAGGAGAAGTCGCGGTCGAGCGTCACTTTGTCGGCCGGGTAACGGGCAATCTGGATGCCTTTGCGGTCGGTGACGAACCAACTCGTGGCTCGTACCTCGGGATGCCGGACGGCCAAGCGGGTGAGCGCGTCTTGCAGGGCGCGCCGCGCGGGCGCCTCGATGGGCTGGTCTTGCGCCTCGCGCAACAGCTCGGTGAAATCCTCCTGCGCCGCTTGCTGCTCGATGATCTGCCAGCGGCGGTCGATCTGCCGAGCCACGGTTTCGGCGACGAACTGGGCGGCAAAGCGGTTGCTGTGCAGCGCTTTTTCGATGACCGCGGCCTGCGATTGGTCGATGGCGGCGCGAATGGCGTTCGAGGCGAAGAGCCAGATCACCGTCAGCAGCAGCACAGGCACCCCCGCGCCGAGCACCAACAGCGGCCGCTGGGCGCGGCGCATCCCGCGCAGATTGAGCGCGTCGAGTACGGCCTGGACGTTGGCGAATCGCTTATCGGGATCGACCGCCAGGCAACGCTCGATAATCTCGGCCAACGAGCGGTCGACGCCCGGCACTTTGCGGTGCTCGCGGGGTGGTGGCGATTGCTGGAGCATTCGCCGGTAGGTTTGCAATCGCTCCTCGAGTTCGCCGGCCGTACTCAGAGCGGTTTCCACATCGGCCGTTCGGTACGGCGCGTGACCGACGAGCATCGTGTAGAGCAATGCTCCCAGTGCGTAGACGTCCCAGCGGGCATGAGGCACCGCCCGCAGGTCGGCCTGCTCGGGTGCCATGTAGAACAGCGTGCCCAGCGAGGGTGTCTGATCGTGCGACAGGCGCGATTGGCCGAAATCGGCTAGCCGCGGATTGCCGTCGTGGTCCAGCAACACGTTGGCCGGCTTCAGGTCGCAATGCAGGATGCCCTTGCCGTGGGCATGCAGCAGCCCTGTGGCCACCTCGCGAAACAGCCGCAAGGCTTCATGCACGGGCAACGGGCCCTGCTTGGTCCGCTCTTCGAGCGCGCCTTGCGCCATGTATTCCATGACGTAGTAGGGCGGATCGGCGTCCCAGCCGACGTCGAGCAACTGTACGGCATAGCGGTCGGCAAACAGGAACCGCAGCTTCTCGACCTCGCGCGACAGCAGCGACCAATCGAGACCGCCGCGATGGGCATAAAACTTGATCGCCACCCGGCGGCCCGTGTTGCGGTTGGTCGCGGTCCAGACTTCGCCGAAGGCGCCGGCGCCCAAAAACCGCTCCGGCTCGTAGCCGGGGACGGTCGTGGGCGGGTGGTCGCGGGTCAGGCTCAGGTTCTGCGACCTGCCCCGGTCTTCCCGGTCTTGCTCGAGCGTGTGGTCGAGGGTCATCGCGAGAGGCAATGCTGCGAGATCACGGAGTCGGGGCCGGGCGGCGCTTGCGAGCAACGCGCGGGCGGTCCTCTGCCACTATACACGCTCCGGCTCGAGACCGACCAGCAACGTCTTGCCGTGCAAGCGTTTGGCGCAAGGTTCTCAGGCGCAATTCGAGAAGATACTCGCGTTGGCGCAGTGGGCTTGCAGGGATATCGTAGGGCGCGATGCCTGCTTCACAACGGCGAGAAACTTGGGAGGGTGCGGCGACTGCGCGGCTTGGATGCTGCGCGGCGCTGTGGGCTTGCGCCCTGGCCGCGGGCTGCTCGGGACGTCCGGCTCAGGTCGAGGCTCCGCGCGCCGCGGAGCAGCCCGTTCCGCAACGGATTCAGGCGCTCGGCCGGCTCGAACCGCGCGGCGGCATCGTCAATGTGGGTGGAACGACCGGCGACCGCGTGGCCAAGCTCGAGGTCCAAGCCGGAGACGAGGTCCGCGCCGGCCACGTGCTGGCCGTGCTCGACAGCTTCACAGTTCGCGACGCCCAGCGTCAGGCCGCGGCCGTCCAATTGGATGATGCACGGCGCAGGCTGGATACGGAGCTCGATTATGCCAAGCGCGCCCAGCAGGACGCGCAACTGGCCCGCGAACAGGCCCTGTTGGGCAAGACCGACGTCGAGGCCAGCGAGGCGCAGCTACGCGCGTTGACGGCTAGCCGCGATCAGGCCGTGCGCGATCTGGAGCGCCTGGAGAAAAGCGATCCGGAAGTCGTCTCGCAACAGGCCATCGAACACCAGCGCATGATGCTAAAAAGGGCGAACGAAGAGCTGGCCGCGGCACAATCGCAACATGCGAAGGTTCGGGCCAGCGTCGAGCTGGCGATCCGCGCGGCGGATTCGAAAGTGGCGACGGCCGAGAGCGCGTTGGCCCGCGTCGATGCGGCCGCAGCGATTCCCTCGCTCGAGGCGGCGCTCGCATTGGCCGAGGCCCAGCTGGCCGCTTCGCAGATCAAGGCCCCCGTGTCCGGCCGGGTGTTGAAGATTCTCACGCATCCCGGCGAGACGCTCGGGCAGCAACCGATCCTGCAACTGGCCGACACTTCGCAGATGGTGGCCATCGCCGAAGTGGACGAGACGGAAATTCGCTGGGTCAAGGTGGGGCAATGCGCCGAAATTCGCAGCCGGGCGTTTCCCAGCGACGTCGAACGGCTGACCGGGCGCGTCGTGTGGATCGGGCACACGGTGGCGAAGAACAGCCTGTTGATGCTCGATCCCACGCAAGTCCGCAGCGATGCCCGCGTCGTCGAGGTGCACGTGGCGCTGGATAGTCCCGCGGTGGCCGATCGGTTGATAAATCTGCAAGTGGACGTCGCGATTCTGGTGGCCGAACCGGCGCCAGGCGCGAAAGCCGAGATCTCTGTCTGGGAGCCACGCCCAGCGGCGCCACGCTAAGGAGCGATGCTTTGCTCCGCACGCCCCTGGCCTGGCTGAACCTGGTGCATGACAAGGCCCGCACCGCCGTGGCCTTGGCCGGCGTGGCCTTTGCCGTCGTATTGATCTTGATGCAGCTCGGATTTCTGGGCTCGGTCACGACGACGGCCACGATGATTTACGACCGGCTGAAGTTCGACGTGCTGTTGGTGTCAACCCAATACATCGATCTGAGATCGGCGGGCACCTTTCCCCGGCGGCGGCTGCAACAGGCAGCGGCGACCGAAGGAGTCGAGCGCGTCGAACCGTTGAACCTGGGCTTCAGCGTGTGGCGCAATCCCGAGACGCTCAAGGACCGCTGGATCTTGCTACTGGCGCCGCGCGACGGCGCGGAAACATTTGCGCTCGCGTACGACGAACGCCCGCCCTATGAAGCGCTCGCGCGGCCGGACCAGGTGCTCATCGATCGCCGCAGCCGCAAGGAATTCGGTCCGCAAGCTGCCGGCGTCGAAACCGAGGTGGGCGGCCAGCACATGACCATCGCCGGGCAATTCACGCTGGGCACTGGCTTTGCCGCCGACGGCGCGATCATGGTCGGGCCCGAGGGTTTTCTGCGGCTCTTGCCCTATCGCCGTGCCGAGACGGTCAACTTGGGGTTGATCCAGGTCGACGAGCGGTCGTCGCCCGAGGCCGTCGCCGCGCGGCTACGTGCGCGGCTGCCCGACGACGTGCTCGTGTATACCCGCGAGGCGATTAACGAGCGCGAGCGGCATTTCTGGCTCACGACGACCTCGGTCGGCACGATCTTCGGCCTCGGCGCGGGAATCGCAGTGCTGGTCGGCGTGGCAATCGTGTACCAGGTGCTGTCGAGCGACATCTCGAACCACAAGGCCGAGTATGCCACGCTCAAAGCGATGGGGTACGGTCCGCGTTACCTGTCCGGGATCATTCTCCAGCAGGCGGCCATCTTGGGCGTCGTCGGGTTTGTGCCCGGAATGTTGATCGCCTGGGGCGTGTACTCACTGGCCAACGTCGTGGCGAACGTTCCGATCGGCATGACGCCGGCGCGGGCCGTGTCGGTGTTGATCATGTCGGTGGTGATGTGTGGGGTCTCGGGCCTGGCGGCGCTGCGCAAGGTGCATGCGGCCGATCCGGCCGACTTGTTTTGAACGCGGCGAAGCGCAGGATAGAAAATCGAGCGGCGATGTTGCGGCGAACTCCCCTGGCCTGGAAAAACCTGACGCACGATCCGCGGCGACTGTTGATCGCCGCGGTGGGCATCGGTTTTGCCGTGCTGCTGATGACCACGCAGCTCGGGTTCTTGAACGCTATGTCCGACAGCAACGTCGAGCTGCTCGTCAAGCTGCGGGCCGACATCGTGCTGCGCAGCGGCAGCCGGTATACGCTGGCCCAGCGCAAAGGCTTTCCGCGCCGGCGGCTGGCGCAGGCCGCCGCGGTTCCCGGCGTGGTGGTCGCGTTGCCCTTGTATCTCGAACAGAATCTGTCGGTGTGGCGCAACCCAGCCGATGGCATCGATCGTGCGATTCGCGTGATTGGCGTCGACCTGGATCAAGAGCTGCTCGAACTCGACTGGCAGCCGGAGGTGCGCGACGCCCTGCGACGCCCGTTCACCCTAGCAAGCGACCGGCGTTCGAAGCGCGAGTTCGGCAACCTGGCCCCCGGGGCGGTCTCCGAGCTATCGGGCCAGCGGGCGGAGATCGTCGGGCAGTTTACGCTGGGCACGGACTTTCTGGCCGACGGCAGCCTGCTCACGAACCAGGACAACTTCGAGCGTTACTTTCCGCTGCGCAATCCGGACGGCGAAACGCTGGACGATGTCGACCTGGGGGTGGTGCGCGTGGCCGCCGACGCCGACCCGGACGAGGTCCTGGCCCGCTTGCGGCACATCTTGCCGGCCGACGTCGAAGCGCTGTCGAAGGACGCCATCGTGGCCGGCGAGCGCGAGTTCTGGCGCAAGAGTACGCCGATCGGCTTCGTCTTCGGGCTGGGCACGGCCATGGGGTTCCTGGTCGGCGTGATCATCTGCTACCAGGTGCTCTATACGGACATCGCCGACCACATGGCCGAGTTTGCCACGCTCAAAGCGATGGGCTATCGCGCGCGGTACTTCTTGCAGCTCGTGCTCGAAGAGTCGGTGCTGCTGTCGCTCTTTGGCTTTCTTCCCGGCATCCTGGTGAGCCTGGCCGTCTTCGGCTGGCTGGGCGACTGGACCGGGCTGCTGATGCGACTCACTCCGCCGCGGATGGCGACGGTGCTCGCGCTGACGATGCTGATGTGCATGGCCTCGGGGATGTTAGCGTTGCGAAAACTCATGGCGGCCGACCCGGCGGAGCTGTTTCGATGACCGATTCGTTCCTGGCACGATCGGCGGGCGGAGCGGGACCGCCGCTGCCTGCGCAGCCGCCTGTCAACGGCAACTTTTCGGTGGTCGTGCACGCGCTGAACCACTTTTTCGGCCAGGGCGAACTGCGCAAGCAGGTCCTGTTCGACAACGAGCTGCAGTTGCGGGCGGGCGAGATCGTGATCATGACGGGGCCGTCCGGCTCGGGCAAAACGACGTTGCTCACACTGATCGGCGGCCTGCGCACTGTGCAGCAAGGCAGCCTGCAAGTGGTCGGACAGGAAATGTGCGGGCTCGACGCCGAGGGGCTGGTGCGCGCCCGGCGCGGGATTGGGTTCATTTTTCAAGCGCACAACCTGTTCGGCTCGCTGACGGCGTTGCAAAACGTGCGCATGTCGCAGGAATTGACCGAACTGCCGCGCGCCGAGGCCGATCAACGGGCGGTCGACCTGCTGACCACGCTCGGACTGGGCCACCGCATTCACTACAAGCCGGCCCAGCTTTCAGGCGGCCAGCGGCAGCGCGTGGCGATCGCGCGGGCCCTGGCGAATCGGCCACGGCTGATCCTGGCCGACGAACCGACCGCGGCGCTCGACAAGCAGTCGGGCCGCGACGTCGTCGACTTG from Pirellulales bacterium carries:
- a CDS encoding ABC-F family ATP-binding cassette domain-containing protein, with protein sequence MILLDVADVTKHYGSQTVLAGCTFEIRPGERIGLVGPNGAGKTTLLSIVAGRLEPDAGRVEVHRTARLGLLEQHATFDQHRTVWEEAASALGVWHDRLREAEQAAAALAATPDATEHKRLAERYDRLHHELQQHGAYHLDHKIERILNGLGLQSSTFEQQVPTLSGGQKNRLLLAKLLLDDPELMLLDEPSNHLDLEATRWLEDFLANSDRTLLVVSHDRYFLDRVTNRTFELFQGTVDAYPGNFSAYWQLKEERLKVARRTFEKQQEYIAKTEDFIRRNHYGQKHAQAEDRKKKLERVERVDPPREIAAPVMNFPPAARCGDIVIRAEHLSKAFSRPLFNDVSFDILRSQRWGILGPNGSGKTTLLRCLLGTEPCDAGRAILGTGVAIGYYDQLLSTLDPNTEVVEAVRPPRKEFNLQQRRDILARFGLVGDAVFKRVSSLSGGERSRAALARLAASDVNLLVLDEPTNHLDLWACDALERSLLSFDGTVLFVSHDRYFLNRVADHILAVEGGRVRVIEGNYDTYLHLSQLAAHASDDEPRRAAPAKPKTETRAARPPGKKRQFPYRKVAEIEAEIAQREGRIQAIHDALADPDTLRQGAKVRELNAELLEQQAALPLLYAHWEEAVELNS
- a CDS encoding ester cyclase, with the protein product MDRVAIVRRYLDAWAQRDWAAMSALFGEHGAYQDPSLRDPIVGGLAVAQNAKLTCRGLPDIRFDVGLLEPCGADRVVLHYRMCGTNTGPLGDYPATGRALDLPGVALIETDGQRIRAVQNYYDRLGFGNQLGHADYRRQRASADSESAPLSVINPYLVAPGREQEFMDQWDRRIRWLKQQPGFLDARLHRSVGDDAWYPFVSITVWESQESLSAAVAHREFRELIIAATFPGHPGVYRIEIKH
- a CDS encoding DUF1080 domain-containing protein, with the protein product MSIFRFSLIGTLALALCVPSLHAADNELTAAEQAAGWQLLFNGRDHTGWSCNTGKPIATPIEDGCLLPFQSGGYIIAYEKPFGDFILKCDVKMSDGECNSGIFFRVGNLKNPIYTGLEVQVYASRDLGYHDFGSIYDLAKPWHMNWKDGDWNTVEVTCKGPLVVASVNGDVVSMIDCDDFAEPGKRPDGSKHKFMKAIKDFPRSGYLGFQDHGHKVWYKNVKLLELHD
- a CDS encoding extracellular solute-binding protein — its product is MQISRWLVLTLLLIGLGLAARWLLLVAPAGSGEAVVVYCALDREFSAPVFDEFTRQTGIPVAAKYDVESTKTVGLVQALISEAARPRCDVFWNNEILHTLRLQEHGLLDVYRPPGAEQYPAAFRDPTGRWHGFAARARVLLVRRELVQRGAGPNSILALTDVRWRGRAAIAKPLFGTTATHAACLFATWGRDSAERFFRRLRANGLQILAGNKQVAQAVASGQVDFGLTDTDDAIIEVEQGQPVEIVYPDQAPDQLGTLFLPNSVCLLRGAPHRAAAQRLIDYVLSPAVEARLAAGASAQIPLNPQVAPNPRVASPRSVRAMQIDFAAAAQAWDQAAGFLRAEFSGP